The DNA region catttttcatttaaataatataatattatattatatataaataaaaattaccataaaatataatttgtatGTAATTCATAAGAAAGATTCTtcatgttttaaaaaataaattatgtacATAAATGTTTCTTGCATTCATGTTTCGAagaattttttcttcttttgcgtaacaatatatataaaaatatcacTATAACCGTTACAGCAATAAGCCCAACAATTTCCACACCATAAGGGAAAAAAGCACCACTTGCAGCACTTGTAATACCTGACAATGCAGTGTTTGCAACAGTACCTGTAGAACCAACAGAAACAAAAGCACTTGTAACtaaattatcaaaaaatacTTTTATACCAACAAGAACTTCTGTCAATTTAGCAGCTAAAGTTGGAGTATAATAACTTGTCATTGTGGTTTTAGCTGCAGTAACACCAGCAGTAACACCAGCAGTAACACCAGCAGTAACACCACACCTTCCTGTAATTATAGTTGAAGTCCACACACAGCAGCACCTCCAATAGAACctgttttttaaaattattcaaataattatCGTGTACTTTGTTCGATAAAAATGAGTTGGCTGAtgaatttttcttatttggACATTCACAAGATTTATCATTTTGCTTGGTGTTTATACCAGGGTTTAATATAATAGGATTTTGTTCCCCAAACATTTCTTCGTATGTTTTCAATAATTCATGTTCTATGGTTGACATAGGTTCTGCAACGTGTCCACTCATAgtttttgttcattttttttctaccAGTTCTTGTAATTGTTCATATGGATCATAAGTTTGTTGATATTTTTTGATCGCTTCTTCGTTCAATTTGTCAATTATTTCTTTGAGTTCTGGGTCATTATGATAATGAGGATTGTTTGGTCTCTCCATTTCTGCTAACACTCTTGATTTGGTCGCTGTCCTTTGTATGTTATTTGGTATGGGGATAAATTTATAATGGTTATTTCGGTAATTTAcctaaaaaggaaaaaaggaaatgaatatattaagaaatacagttgatttatatatgtatatattgttgtaatagtaatagtcaTTTGCATACATTttgtgataataaaaatgtattaaaaataaaggaaaataataacattttaaggtggaatattttcatttttaattgaaaaatgtaatattttatattctaaATTACATTAAGTTAAT from Plasmodium sp. gorilla clade G2 genome assembly, contig: PADLG01_00_17, whole genome shotgun sequence includes:
- a CDS encoding stevor PIR protein, putative, with product MKIFHLKMLLFSFIFNTFLLSQNVNYRNNHYKFIPIPNNIQRTATKSRVLAEMERPNNPHYHNDPELKEIIDKLNEEAIKKYQQTYDPYEQLQELVEKK